Part of the Fusarium musae strain F31 chromosome 3, whole genome shotgun sequence genome, CACTTGGGTCGTACTCTACCCGAGCTTGTATTAGACGagcaaacaaaacaaacaagTGATACCAAACTTACCGGCGTCGGTACCTGGGGGTACGAATATCGACTCGTTGCCATGGTCATATGGGCATGTGCTCCCACGCGAACAGAAACCCTTGGTGTCAAAATCACGACATCGACCTCTTCTCCGGGGTTGACCCCGGCCACCACCAAAGCTTTGTTGCTGGAAGTTTGGCATGCCTGGGTATGGCATCCCCATGGAACCCATCTGCAGAAATGCCTCCATGACTTTCGGATCAAAAGGCATGTCGGGTCGCGGAGGAAGATTATACGTGGGTACCCCAGGCCGTCCTCCCCTCATGTCGTCGCCTCGGCCTCCACGTCCACCTCGACGGGGTTGCTTCTGCACACGCCCATCACGGTTGAAACTGTCGTATCCATCTTGCGGGTCGTATTCTTCGCGATCGTAGAAACCTCTCTTTCTTGAGTCATTCGGCGTCGTGCCGTCGGCCAAAGGTTGCTGTACTGGTTCAACTCCGATCtttggagctggaggagcCCCTGGGAGGTAGGATCTGTACGCGATTGCTTGGAAGACGTCGTCGAGGAAAGCTTTGGGGTCTGTGGAATGGACTTGCTGTCAGTTTCTGTGGTCGATCGTCCCAAACATGAGAGTAGCACTGCGCACCTTCGCTTAAGAAGTCAGGAATCTCCTGTTCGCAAAGTTTTCGTACCGCGTCTGCGTTGCCATCGTGCTTGAGAAGAGCGATAACATACTCGGCTAGGACGTCGGCGTCGGCGTCGGAGCTATTGTATATGTTAGCGGAGTCTTCAATTCTGCGAGCCATTCCAGCACCGCATGGGGAAAATGAGGCTACGGACGTATCCTCGATGCGCTTTACTATCCACGCCTTGAGTAGAGGCGCATCTTCTTCAGAGAACAGCATTGTACAAACAACGCGACCGCTCCGTTAATAGTAGCCGCCAGAATGCGCCCGAGACAAAGAGCAAGGGTAGGTCAGGTAAATAGGTATGCTTGGTTGACGTTCTGAGGTTGGAGGCTGATTTTTTTGGGTCATGGGCGGTTGGGGCCTTTCGTTGTATCGTGACAGGTCAGGCAGTAAGATCACGGGTATCAATTtgatatataataagtctcaATAAGATCGAACAagaaagatttataataCGCTAGACAAGTCCCAGGAAAGGTCGTGCTCATGTGAATATTTCAATCAATCGTCAAAAATTGGATAGCCCTGATATGACATAGTTACAGGCATTCAGTCCAGAGTCAAAATAGAGCTCCATGTCATTAGATTCGCTCCACTTTTTAATGAGACCTATGCTCAAGATTATCAACAGTAAACCATATGCATCATATCTTGTATATCAACAAAATCTCAAGTCGATTTTGATCATCCtgtatatatatagcaaGTAATTCGCCGGTTTCTCCGCTGAACTTCTACAGTTTCCTACTAATCCAAGTCAACTTataccttggtcttgacttcACAACAAGAAAAGGACTTCATATGAACTTCAATCTAACGTGTTTCAACTCATCAGATACGACATAACTACATAAAAGCCGaattgagcttctccttgacattCAGCTTCAACCCAGCCACTCGACTTTTCTTTTGGTTTCCGCTCAGCATGCCGCTCCTgagatcatcaaggagcTCCTCCGTGGAATTTGACATGCGTCCCAAATCTTCGTTACCAGCCGATTAATCTTGCGTGTCCAACTCGGCACGCTTCGTGGTTCGTTCGGCgcattaaaaaaaagccgtTTACAGCTTGTCGTAGTACTATCATGACATGTTAGCATATCTCCTAGGTCACCGGACTCGGATATTAGACTTACGTTCTCGACACCAGGAACGAGCTCCTTGACACCCTTGCGCTTTCGCATGGTGGTGACGATTTGTCCGACCTTGGTGGTGGAATCGAGGGGAGAGCCACCGGGGAGGATCTGCCAGTGGTCGAAGACGGACTGGGGGAAAGCCTGTCCGGAGGTGGCCTGTCGGAGATCTCCGTTGAAGCCGAAAGACTCGAGAATGGGGAGGTAGgccttgatgttgaacagAGGAGTACCAGGTCGCTGCTCCTCGCTGAAGACGTGACCACGTCGTCGGGTAAGGACACCGTAAACACCACCCATGGCCTGCTCAGGGACCTGAATCTCGACAAGGTACACGGGCTCGAGAAGAGCGGGCTCGGCGAGAAGAGAGGCGGCGTACAGGACACGGCGGGCAGTAGGAATGATCTGACCACCACCACGGTGAATGGCATCAGCGTGGAGGGTAAcatcgaggatgttgaagcGACAAGATCGCATGGGCTCCTCAGCAACGGGACCCTCACGGGTGGCCCACTGGAAACCGGAGACAACGGAATCCTTGATTTCGTTGAGGTACTGAACGGCTTTGGTCTGGTCGACCAACAGGTTAGCACCAGTGCCGTCAGGACCGAAGGTCCAGATCTTTCGGGCGTCGGTGACATCCCAGCCGAAGTCGTCAGCGAGGACACGGGCACGGGCCTTGAAATCGTCACGGGCGCTGACCTTGCCAGACTCGATGGCAAGAGAgagctcctcctcgataGGCTCAGCAACCATGTACAGACGGTTGTGCTTGTTGGGAGACTTGGACAGAGCAGTAATGCTGGACTTGGCAGTAACGGTCTCACGGTACTGGACGACGGGGTCGGAGATGATCAGGGGAACACCGGCGTGATcctcctcaagatccttgaggcAAATCTCGAGATGGAGCTCACCGGCACCGGCGACAACGTGCTCACCAGACTCGGAGGTCATGGTCAACACACAAGGATCGGACTTGGAGAGACGCTTGAGACCCTCAACAAGCTTGGGGAGATCCTGAGCGTTCTTGACCTGGACGGAACGCTGGACGACAGGGGAGACGGAGAACTTCATGACCTTGAGGTTGTGGGCGGTCTCGCTGGTGGTGAGGGTACCAGACTTGAGAAGGAACTGATCGATACCGACCAGACCGACAATGTTACCGGCAGGCATGTCGTCAATAGGCTCGACCTTGCCACCCATCATCAGGACAGTACGCTGGATAgccttgatgaagagatcctccttcttgccagGGACGTAGTTGGGACCCTGGATGCGGACCTTAAGACCGGATCGGACGGTACCGGAGAAGACACGGCCGAAGGCGTAGAATCGACCCTTATCGGAGGTGGGCACCATCTTGGAGACGTAAAGCATAAGAGGACCCTTGGGGTCACAGTCACGGATACCAATGGCGGCCTCGTCATCGGGGGGACCCTCGTACAGAGTCTCAGCACGGTACTTCTGGGCAGTGGCGGGAGAAGGAAGGTGCAGAATCATCATCTCGAGGAGAGAGTCGGCAGCGGGAAGGAAAGTTCGCATGACAGCCTTGAGGAGCTGcttgccctccttctcacgGTCCTCAGCGGGAAGCTTaaggttgagcttctcgaggagaGTGGcggtctcctccttcttgaagtTCATAACAGCggagaagatcttgaagatggggTCGAGGATGAACTGGTTGAAGGCACGCTCGAGCTGCTTACCCTCATAGGTGCCGTTCTTGGTCCacttcttggtcttggggttGAAGTAGTTGTCGCCCCAGAGACgctccatcatcttgttcttgtcaacaCCGAACTTCTTGGCGTATCGGACAGCGAACTGTCGGACGGTGAAAGCCCAGCCGTGCAGACCGGAACCGAAGGCAACGGTACCCTTATCGGGGTAGACCTGGATGTCACCAATAGACTTGTCAAGGTAGGTAGAAATGATGACGTTGACGGACTCGATAGTTCGGGAGAAGGACTGGTACAGATCCTCCTTTGAGACCTGAAGCTCGAGAAGAGCACGGtcgaccttgttgatgatgatgacgggcTTGATGCGCTCACCGAGGGCCTGTCGGAGGACAGTCTCGGTCTGGACACAGACACCCTCGACGGTGTCGACGACAACAAGAGCACCATCAGTGACACGGAGAGCAGCGGTAACCTCAGAAGAGAAATCAACGTGACCGGGAGAATCAATGAGGTTGATCAAGAAGTCCTTTCCGTCGGTCTTTTGGCCAACAATGTCGGcaacgtcgtcatcctcgccaaGCTGACCATACAGGGAGATGGCAGTAGACTTGATGGTGATACCACGTTCCTGTTCATCGGCGCGAGTATCTGTGGCTCGGGcatcaccagccttggcGGTGGAAATGATACCGGCCTTGGCGAGAAGAGAGTCGGTCAGGGTAGACTTGCCGTGGTCGACGTGGGCAATAACGGACATGTTACGGACATTGGTAGGCTTGTCCATAAGCTGCCGGATCTCGTCGATCGTGAAGCTGTTGTGAGTGAAGGCATCGCGGTTAGCTCATGGTCGTGGAAGGACGGACGGCTTAAGTCCGAGCGGGGGTATGGTGCAACTGGAGGGGTATTGCCATCATGGAAGATGGcgcaggaggaagagagtgaTGAGGCCGACGACGAAAAGGCGATGCCGGCGACAGGTAGACGATGATAGATTTGATGCTACTTACTTAACCATCTTGGCGGTATTGTCTGGATGACCTGACTATGTGTATGTCAAAAGTCGAAGTTGTTGATGTGGGAACAGAGCGGGGTTGAAGTTTTCACCCCGCGATCTGAGCCGCAGAAAAAGggaagaagcaagaagcGATTGCCgtcaaagagaaagaaggcaACGATTCAAGTGACGATGGAAGAGAGACAGTTCCGGAGGAGAACCACTGTCACTCTTTATGCGTCCCTTTTGGCGAGAGAAggtttggaggaggagaaagagggagggaagaaagggAAGAGTTTTGAGCGGGGAggagtaaggtaaggtaggtttGGGCACCTCAAGATTCATTCGGCGAGGAGCCTACGGGCAGCAAGGTTGGACCACCCAGCCCACCACTTAGCGGAGGGCAACCCCACTAAAGCACGAAAGAAAAAAATTTGGACAGTGGGCTTTTCACATTTTTGGTGGGGCAGCAACTGCTCAAGAGGACCCCGCTACACAGTTGTTTTCTGCCACCCGCTGAAGGAACAGGCGCTCCAGGCCCTCGTGGAGGGGTTGGGCTTGGTCACGATAGGCCCATGAGTCCGCTAAAATTCTGTCTGCTGAGCGGGCATCATGTCCTCCCATCCATGTCCATTGACGGGAGCTTGAGATAATTACCCAGCCTAGCTCTCGGCTGCCAGGCAAGGTATGGATCAATTGCCACAGTCACGGCCGCACAAGATGGGAAATTGGGTTGATCGTAGAGGGCACCAACCCTGGCACGATTCTTTGTCCATGGGATACGCTTAGTCACCACCGAAAACCCTGGCGCTTgcccctcctcttcctcaagagcTCACTCATGATGGCAGGGGTTTTATttgcctttatatatatatttattgtCTTACCGAAGGATTCATCGTATAGAGTTGCTCTTATTTCTAGGGAACCTACACTGTGACAACTGTGAGAATACATGGGTGTCTTGCCAAATtgcagaagctcaagcatACAGTATAATCACCCATGCTAACCAAAGGGTGAGAAAACCTGATGGAGGGGGATTATCCGTGGGCCCAGCTTGAAAGTTGAAACCGAGTCCCCTTCTACTCGAGTCGGTTACTGTACATACAAAAGACTCTCTATGACGTGCATGCCCTGCACGTTACTACTACTGTAAGTCAGTTCTACAGTGGcttataggtacctagtcaTCAGATACATTACTTTCGTCACTAGAGCCATCAACTTTGTGatttatcacttagggtcCCTTCTTTTTTGGCGTTTGTTCTTTTCATCGCCGCAAAAGGCTCCAAATATCCGAAGTGGGCTGTAGCTTGAGCTGAAGAGATGATGGCAAGGAAGGGTACCTAGAGAGAGCTCTAACGTTACGCCTCCCACACAATTCATCCCGTCCATACCTTTGCAGGAAAACCCCTCTTCGCCCACTGGGAGGTACTGTACAACCCACAGCCCTTATGACCTTGTATTTTCTCGGTGGGTTTCCACCGAGATGATACATGCGCAGTTGGTGATTTGCTGTACCTTTCTTTGTCAATCATGGTCTCATATTCTCAGACCACCGAAGAAAGTCTGATTCCTCGTAAGAGCTTCCAGGTAAGCTCTCATTGGAGGATTCCACAAGCTCTCTCGGGTGTGAGTCTGTTAGACGACCCGCCTTTGCAGACCAGAAGGCTAGACCAGCCGGAACCCGTAGGATCACCTGGTGATGCTGTAGTGAAGATCTGATATTACCGGATTGTCCCAAGAGAGGATCGGATCAGTACATATCAAATgacttctttaccttatcTACAGAGACAAGAATTCCGCAGCATTGTTGACAACATTGTTGACAACACATACAGCTACTACATTGTGCTTAGCATCAGGCTGGCCATTGAACCCGCGTTTTCTTTTGCATGCATCGAATTTTCTATCCTTCCTGTGCCCTCAGGTATCCATTACTATTGATGATGTTCAACCGATAAATGCGCAAATATTCGTCTTAAGATGATGAAACATCCAAACGTTACAAAATCTAAATGTATCCAAATGGATTATGTTTAATTCAAACTCAAACATGAACTTGGCAAACCGAATCCCTTTCTGCAATTGTCTGATGCCTCCCGTAACGCCTCGCTTGCTCATCATGCTGCTTACTATCACCGAGTGACTCACTCGCCGCCCAGTAATTCAAGTATCATCCTTTGCCATCACCGTGGCAGATCTCACGACGAGCCTAAGATGCGGGCGTATGCGTCCTCAACCTCGCCGGCCAACTCAAGAAGAGACACAATGACAATCTGATGTGTCAAGTTTGGTAATCGATCGCGATGTAGGCCAATCCATTCCAGGGGCGGTGTTGCCTCACCCATATCCCGAAGCTGCGGCGTCTCAATAATGGGGGGCTCCAGTGCCACATAGTCGTACTTAGACATTGGTACATCGATCTCTGCTGTGATCTTTTGCTGTTCTCCGTCTGTCTCTTCCGCTCCTGGCACTCCTCTGATCTTGACTGCGGTCAGAGGTATCTCCTTGCCCCAGACTTGCTCGAGCGCCTTTGCATGGTTTGCAAACATCCCTCG contains:
- the COT3 gene encoding Elongation factor 2 (EggNog:ENOG41); this encodes MVNFTIDEIRQLMDKPTNVRNMSVIAHVDHGKSTLTDSLLAKAGIISTAKAGDARATDTRADEQERGITIKSTAISLYGQLGEDDDVADIVGQKTDGKDFLINLIDSPGHVDFSSEVTAALRVTDGALVVVDTVEGVCVQTETVLRQALGERIKPVIIINKVDRALLELQVSKEDLYQSFSRTIESVNVIISTYLDKSIGDIQVYPDKGTVAFGSGLHGWAFTVRQFAVRYAKKFGVDKNKMMERLWGDNYFNPKTKKWTKNGTYEGKQLERAFNQFILDPIFKIFSAVMNFKKEETATLLEKLNLKLPAEDREKEGKQLLKAVMRTFLPAADSLLEMMILHLPSPATAQKYRAETLYEGPPDDEAAIGIRDCDPKGPLMLYVSKMVPTSDKGRFYAFGRVFSGTVRSGLKVRIQGPNYVPGKKEDLFIKAIQRTVLMMGGKVEPIDDMPAGNIVGLVGIDQFLLKSGTLTTSETAHNLKVMKFSVSPVVQRSVQVKNAQDLPKLVEGLKRLSKSDPCVLTMTSESGEHVVAGAGELHLEICLKDLEEDHAGVPLIISDPVVQYRETVTAKSSITALSKSPNKHNRLYMVAEPIEEELSLAIESGKVSARDDFKARARVLADDFGWDVTDARKIWTFGPDGTGANLLVDQTKAVQYLNEIKDSVVSGFQWATREGPVAEEPMRSCRFNILDVTLHADAIHRGGGQIIPTARRVLYAASLLAEPALLEPVYLVEIQVPEQAMGGVYGVLTRRRGHVFSEEQRPGTPLFNIKAYLPILESFGFNGDLRQATSGQAFPQSVFDHWQILPGGSPLDSTTKVGQIVTTMRKRKGVKELVPGVENYYDKL